Proteins from a single region of Segatella copri:
- a CDS encoding DUF6055 domain-containing protein — MIASCSSDDDIVIGDITSPTGELTKTIPWDETEASISFTANSAWTASVAEVGTRAATSISWLKITVPKGGAGDVKMPLLLSKNDNETYREAEVTIKCGEKCVTVTIHQEANPDAVKMMDASSISNYSMYITPGTWNEGFEKGPDYMLRSDARWSWWRMKQSEHFFVFWEPGFGDNPNAESVPEALRVDVDDLLQKAEQFYKTNVEKLGMATVGQGKSVLDNHKMQIYLLYQTEWLATGSGYDDKIGALWVNPSTCKPVGSTIGHEIGHSFQYQVSADKLFTGEVTPIDRADGSQLVPAGFRYGFGENGAGGCAYWEQCAQWQSFQDYPNECFDQDAHYAVWLKNHHRHFNHEFMRYASYWFQYWFTEKHGIESYARIWKESKYPEDPLQTYMRIYCNNSLDALYKDLYAYSAHCADYDFKVVHQYKKEAAINYSTKLYKNDGYYQVAYTNCPGTTGFNLIPLNVPASGKVSAMLEGLAPGSALAAGDPGTVVDGDGNAKSTVTKYNSQSNTQQNYRYGFVAITKDGKSHYGEMHTGKKGTANYEVPANTERLYLCVLAAPDKYNRNAWDDDETNDEQWPYRVKFSGADLLGNVTIPEGDPTDVETSLEVSLDASSESYPLYTFNLLNDGVMEKIAKAFKLQPSEIASATLEAGVVKAEGFTGPADDKVAVGLTNPDGKVSYAYSANGIGFWIAEDGSSGVWGDGTKIYFEYDAGGYALTVGHKPGSSEKGKTYIIKPTMVYNKNGKLHKAVITIKMKFA, encoded by the coding sequence ATGATAGCATCATGTAGTAGTGATGATGATATTGTAATCGGTGATATTACTTCGCCTACTGGTGAATTGACAAAGACGATTCCTTGGGATGAGACAGAGGCAAGCATATCTTTTACTGCAAATTCAGCTTGGACGGCTAGTGTCGCAGAAGTAGGTACCCGTGCGGCAACTTCTATCTCTTGGCTAAAAATAACTGTGCCTAAGGGTGGCGCAGGAGATGTTAAGATGCCTTTGCTCCTTAGTAAAAACGATAATGAAACTTATCGTGAGGCAGAGGTTACTATCAAATGTGGTGAGAAGTGTGTTACGGTAACAATCCATCAAGAGGCTAATCCTGATGCCGTAAAGATGATGGATGCTTCTTCTATTAGTAATTATAGTATGTATATCACTCCTGGTACCTGGAATGAAGGATTTGAAAAGGGACCTGACTACATGCTCCGCAGCGATGCCAGATGGTCGTGGTGGAGAATGAAGCAGAGCGAGCACTTCTTTGTGTTCTGGGAGCCTGGCTTTGGAGATAATCCTAATGCTGAATCTGTACCGGAGGCTTTGCGTGTGGATGTTGATGACTTGTTGCAGAAGGCTGAGCAGTTCTATAAGACCAATGTAGAGAAACTCGGTATGGCAACTGTCGGACAGGGAAAATCGGTCCTTGACAATCATAAGATGCAGATTTATCTCCTTTATCAGACAGAATGGCTTGCTACTGGTTCTGGCTATGATGACAAGATAGGTGCCCTTTGGGTAAATCCATCTACCTGCAAGCCGGTTGGTTCAACCATCGGTCATGAGATAGGGCACTCTTTCCAATATCAGGTTTCTGCCGACAAGCTTTTCACGGGTGAGGTTACGCCAATAGATAGGGCTGATGGTTCTCAGCTTGTGCCTGCTGGCTTCCGTTATGGATTTGGTGAAAATGGTGCTGGCGGTTGTGCTTATTGGGAACAATGTGCCCAGTGGCAGTCGTTCCAGGATTATCCTAACGAGTGTTTTGACCAGGACGCTCATTATGCTGTTTGGCTCAAGAATCATCATCGCCACTTCAACCATGAGTTCATGCGTTACGCAAGCTACTGGTTCCAGTATTGGTTTACTGAAAAGCATGGCATCGAGTCATACGCCCGTATCTGGAAAGAAAGCAAATATCCGGAGGATCCGCTCCAGACTTATATGCGCATCTATTGCAACAATAGTCTTGATGCACTCTACAAGGATTTGTATGCGTATAGTGCTCATTGTGCTGACTATGATTTCAAGGTTGTGCATCAGTATAAGAAGGAGGCTGCCATCAACTATTCTACCAAACTGTATAAGAACGATGGCTATTATCAGGTGGCTTATACTAACTGCCCGGGTACAACAGGTTTCAATCTCATCCCGCTGAATGTTCCTGCTTCGGGCAAGGTAAGTGCAATGCTTGAGGGTTTGGCTCCTGGCTCTGCTTTGGCAGCTGGTGATCCAGGCACTGTGGTAGATGGAGATGGTAATGCCAAGAGTACTGTGACCAAGTATAATTCACAGAGCAATACTCAGCAGAATTATCGTTATGGTTTTGTGGCTATCACCAAGGATGGTAAGTCGCATTATGGCGAGATGCATACAGGCAAGAAAGGCACAGCAAACTACGAAGTTCCTGCCAATACCGAGCGCTTGTACCTCTGTGTGCTGGCTGCTCCTGATAAGTATAATCGCAATGCCTGGGATGATGATGAGACCAATGATGAGCAATGGCCTTATCGTGTGAAGTTCTCGGGTGCCGACTTGCTGGGCAACGTGACGATACCGGAAGGAGACCCTACTGACGTGGAGACTTCACTTGAAGTAAGTCTTGACGCAAGCAGCGAAAGCTATCCTCTGTATACCTTCAATCTCTTGAATGATGGTGTCATGGAGAAGATTGCAAAGGCATTCAAGTTGCAGCCTTCTGAGATTGCAAGTGCTACATTGGAGGCTGGCGTTGTGAAAGCTGAGGGCTTCACGGGTCCTGCTGATGACAAGGTGGCTGTGGGCTTGACTAATCCTGATGGCAAGGTGTCGTATGCTTACTCTGCCAATGGAATCGGCTTCTGGATTGCAGAAGATGGTTCTTCCGGTGTTTGGGGAGATGGTACGAAAATCTACTTCGAATATGATGCCGGGGGCTATGCTCTTACTGTGGGTCATAAGCCTGGTTCTTCTGAAAAGGGCAAGACTTATATCATCAAACCAACCATGGTCTATAATAAGAATGGTAAACTGCATAAGGCAGTTATCACCATCAAGATGAAATTCGCATAG
- a CDS encoding DPP IV N-terminal domain-containing protein, translating to MKNKILGLSLLSAVLAMPAATASAQGTLEDYNRAYALRHQFSADSVFHWARSSAWCDSTHVLHYQISTPQGKKFVSYDADKDEMKTYESQEAMEKALGIKPRRPYKPQFGRRHERHWMEVDEEKEAYPVLSPDGKMEAYIEGYNVVVHEAGKPYTEAKRILTQDGTIGCYYSNRIQWSPDGKHIFVCKRVPVEKRYAYYVESSPADQLQPILHKQEYAKPGDALPQHYPVIIDVATGKKVEADKHQIENQYELEWMQWTPDSKEVTMEYNQRGHHLYQMLAMNAETGKLRTVVEERANTFVNYGRLWRQFIKDGKQLLWMSERDNWNHLYLYDVQKSKVIRQITKGDWFVRGIQRVDEEKGEIYFSASGVNKNEDPYLVHYYKIGIDGKNMVALTPEEGNHSAQYTYDYHYLLDTYSKVDAAPVTVLRDAQTGKLVKTLETADIATLKKHGWVAPEVFVAKGRDGKTDMWGIIQRPTNFDPNKKYPVIEYIYSGPGDAYTPKSFMPYNWYTTSLAELGFIVVQLDAMGTSYRGKKFEEVCYKNLKDAGFPDRELWIKAAAKKYPYMDADNVAIYGCSAGGQESTTAVLLHGDFYKAAYSACGCHDNRMDKIWWNEQWMSWPIDSSYVECSNVENAHKLERPLMLVVGEIDDNVDPSSTYQVVNALEKANKDFELVVIPGAHHTMGELYGEHKRYDFFVKNLLGVKPPKWSDVKSK from the coding sequence ATGAAGAATAAGATTTTAGGCCTTTCGCTGTTGAGCGCAGTTCTGGCGATGCCGGCAGCTACAGCTTCAGCACAGGGCACATTAGAAGATTACAACAGAGCCTATGCGCTGCGTCATCAGTTTTCAGCCGACTCCGTGTTCCATTGGGCACGCTCATCGGCTTGGTGCGATTCTACCCATGTATTGCATTATCAGATTTCTACTCCTCAGGGCAAGAAGTTTGTATCCTATGATGCCGACAAGGATGAGATGAAGACTTATGAGTCGCAGGAAGCGATGGAGAAGGCGCTGGGCATCAAGCCTCGCCGCCCTTATAAACCTCAGTTTGGCAGACGCCACGAGCGCCATTGGATGGAGGTAGATGAGGAGAAGGAGGCTTATCCGGTACTTTCGCCCGACGGCAAGATGGAAGCCTACATCGAAGGTTACAACGTGGTGGTTCATGAGGCAGGAAAACCTTATACCGAAGCCAAGCGAATCCTCACTCAGGATGGTACCATCGGATGCTATTACAGCAACCGCATCCAATGGAGTCCAGACGGCAAGCACATCTTCGTATGCAAGCGTGTGCCGGTAGAGAAGCGCTATGCTTACTACGTGGAATCTTCGCCTGCCGACCAGCTGCAGCCTATCCTCCACAAGCAGGAGTATGCCAAGCCGGGCGATGCCCTGCCACAGCACTATCCGGTCATCATCGATGTGGCTACCGGAAAGAAGGTGGAGGCTGACAAGCATCAGATAGAAAACCAGTATGAACTGGAGTGGATGCAATGGACACCAGACAGCAAGGAGGTGACGATGGAGTACAACCAGCGTGGGCATCATCTCTATCAGATGCTGGCGATGAATGCCGAAACCGGCAAGCTTCGTACCGTGGTAGAGGAGCGTGCCAATACTTTCGTAAACTATGGTCGTCTGTGGCGTCAGTTTATCAAGGATGGCAAGCAACTGCTCTGGATGAGCGAGCGCGACAACTGGAATCATCTCTATCTCTACGATGTGCAGAAATCGAAGGTTATCCGACAGATTACAAAGGGCGACTGGTTTGTTCGCGGCATCCAGCGTGTGGATGAAGAGAAGGGAGAAATTTATTTCTCGGCTAGTGGCGTGAACAAGAATGAGGACCCATATCTGGTACATTATTATAAAATAGGTATCGACGGCAAGAATATGGTGGCGCTCACTCCCGAAGAGGGCAATCATAGTGCCCAGTACACCTACGATTACCATTATCTCCTGGATACCTATTCTAAGGTGGATGCCGCTCCTGTTACCGTGCTCAGAGATGCGCAGACCGGTAAGCTCGTCAAGACTCTGGAGACGGCTGATATTGCTACTTTGAAGAAGCACGGATGGGTAGCTCCTGAGGTGTTTGTGGCTAAGGGGCGTGATGGCAAGACCGATATGTGGGGCATCATCCAGCGCCCTACCAATTTCGATCCGAACAAGAAATATCCGGTTATTGAGTATATCTATTCGGGTCCGGGCGATGCCTATACTCCGAAGAGTTTCATGCCATACAACTGGTACACCACTTCGCTTGCCGAACTCGGTTTCATCGTAGTCCAGCTCGATGCGATGGGAACTTCCTATCGCGGCAAGAAGTTTGAGGAGGTTTGCTACAAGAATCTGAAGGATGCCGGATTCCCAGACCGTGAGCTCTGGATCAAGGCTGCAGCCAAGAAGTATCCTTATATGGATGCTGATAATGTGGCAATCTATGGCTGTTCGGCAGGCGGACAGGAGAGTACCACAGCCGTATTGCTGCATGGCGATTTCTACAAGGCTGCCTATAGTGCCTGCGGCTGTCACGATAACCGGATGGATAAAATCTGGTGGAACGAGCAATGGATGAGCTGGCCTATCGATTCCAGTTACGTAGAGTGCAGCAACGTGGAGAACGCCCACAAGCTGGAGCGCCCGTTGATGCTGGTGGTAGGCGAGATAGATGACAACGTAGATCCTTCGAGCACCTATCAGGTGGTGAATGCCCTGGAAAAGGCGAACAAGGATTTCGAACTCGTGGTGATTCCTGGAGCCCATCATACCATGGGCGAACTCTATGGCGAGCACAAGCGTTACGATTTCTTCGTGAAGAATCTGCTGGGTGTGAAACCGCCTAAATGGAGTGATGTAAAGAGCAAGTAA
- a CDS encoding RagB/SusD family nutrient uptake outer membrane protein — translation MNTKINKILVSAIVGTCGLTMTGCTDLDEKLYSVIATEQHPLSQAELERTIAPVYSSLRNVYWGWFGMSDIMDMSSDVWGVPNRPGIGWGDLYVSMHKHQLNSEIGFFEVNWNNNYAGVNACNKILANEAIASSEDITAQIRAYRALYYYNLFDLYRNIPLDTTYVHEDGWTPEQSKPEDTFKWIESELKAVADKCPSTIEMGKINKYAAHMLLAKLYLNHNAWFKDDSDKSWYQKSLDEVNKVLEGPFSLAPNYNDNFVEDISKSPEIIFGIPLENKYAGGNYMANMWIHNAGRARWNFAGWATGGGIVFPQFLDIYEEGDTRMENTWTGGQQYAQDGSPITVDGEPLVYTKELHSIDNPGCFPFESYRLIKYEILSGDFGTSYDDVPYFRLADAMMMKAECLLRLGQNEDVAAELVTKVRARNFKANPEKAVVTAAYLKGGSKYNYGHREDRGKDVNSHDWVITEEGGADIEFGGLLDEYAKEFVAEAHRRDELIRFNIKGTNMNVYNGKSWFCKDKVDNRDGDLFPIPKTALKGNLKLKQNPGYDGLTSGEK, via the coding sequence ATGAATACAAAAATAAATAAGATATTAGTTTCTGCCATCGTTGGTACCTGTGGCTTGACCATGACAGGCTGTACTGATCTTGATGAGAAATTATATAGTGTAATCGCAACAGAGCAACATCCTCTGTCACAGGCAGAATTGGAACGTACCATTGCTCCTGTATATAGCAGCTTGCGTAATGTATATTGGGGATGGTTTGGTATGTCTGACATTATGGATATGAGCTCTGATGTATGGGGTGTTCCTAACCGTCCTGGTATTGGATGGGGAGACCTCTATGTATCAATGCATAAGCACCAGTTGAACTCAGAAATTGGTTTCTTTGAGGTTAACTGGAACAACAACTATGCAGGTGTAAATGCTTGTAACAAGATTCTTGCTAACGAGGCAATCGCTTCCAGCGAGGATATTACAGCGCAGATTCGTGCTTATCGTGCATTATATTACTACAATTTGTTCGATTTGTACCGTAATATTCCTTTGGATACTACCTATGTCCATGAGGATGGTTGGACACCGGAACAGTCAAAGCCAGAAGATACTTTCAAATGGATTGAGAGCGAATTGAAGGCTGTTGCTGATAAATGTCCTTCTACTATTGAGATGGGAAAGATCAACAAGTATGCCGCTCACATGCTTTTGGCAAAACTCTATTTGAACCACAATGCTTGGTTTAAGGATGATTCTGACAAGAGTTGGTATCAGAAGAGTTTGGACGAAGTTAACAAAGTGTTGGAGGGGCCTTTCTCTTTGGCACCTAACTACAATGATAACTTCGTAGAAGATATCTCTAAATCGCCAGAGATTATATTTGGTATTCCATTGGAGAATAAGTATGCTGGTGGTAACTATATGGCTAATATGTGGATTCACAATGCCGGTCGTGCCCGTTGGAACTTTGCTGGTTGGGCTACTGGAGGTGGCATCGTATTCCCACAGTTCCTTGATATCTATGAGGAGGGTGATACCCGCATGGAAAATACTTGGACAGGTGGTCAGCAGTATGCGCAGGATGGAAGTCCTATCACTGTAGATGGTGAGCCATTGGTTTATACCAAGGAACTTCATAGTATCGACAATCCTGGTTGTTTCCCATTTGAGAGCTACCGCTTGATTAAGTATGAAATCTTGAGTGGTGATTTTGGTACAAGTTATGATGACGTGCCTTATTTCCGTTTGGCAGATGCCATGATGATGAAGGCTGAGTGCCTGCTTCGCTTGGGACAGAATGAAGATGTGGCTGCTGAGCTGGTAACAAAGGTTCGTGCCCGCAACTTCAAGGCTAATCCGGAAAAGGCAGTTGTTACTGCTGCTTATCTGAAAGGTGGTAGTAAGTACAACTATGGTCATCGTGAAGACCGTGGAAAGGACGTTAATTCTCATGATTGGGTAATTACTGAAGAAGGTGGAGCTGATATTGAATTTGGAGGTTTGCTCGATGAGTATGCTAAGGAATTCGTGGCCGAGGCTCATCGTCGTGACGAATTGATTCGCTTTAACATCAAGGGCACCAATATGAATGTTTACAACGGTAAGTCTTGGTTCTGCAAGGATAAGGTTGATAATCGTGATGGTGATTTGTTCCCAATCCCTAAGACAGCATTGAAGGGTAACCTCAAGTTGAAACAGAATCCAGGATATGATGGTTTGACATCTGGTGAAAAATAA
- a CDS encoding M64 family metallopeptidase: MKNKTLFTASLALMMALPMQAQRFEDNFEDKTLRLDYIVAGDSVNQAIYFEQAYSNPTWAGRKTRLDEKFLNGNGQVTVYEHGTNKVLYVNTFSTLFQEWQLTQEAKHLQKSFESSFLVPFPKKPVDVSITLSDTHQKVTAELRHTINPQDILIRPLGENGIPYRYIVKSGETADCVDLAIIAEGYRQDQMDKFYQDAQRAADAIFEREPFASLKSRFNVVAVAAPSLDEGPSIPHEGKWKNTMACSHYDTFYSNRYLTTSKIHRIYDALSNVPFEQIIVLVNSPTYGGGGIYNQVTLSTSDHPTFKKVLVHEFGHGYAGLGDEYSTDEYDPMYPGDTEPWEPNLTTLKDFQSKWADMMPKGVKIPTPLAKLPDHKNIRNEKEQKKLNEAVFKIGVFEGAGNQSKGCYRPAQVCRMRINEVDDFCPVCQRAIRRITDFYTGK, from the coding sequence ATGAAGAATAAGACTTTATTTACTGCATCCCTCGCCTTGATGATGGCTTTGCCGATGCAGGCACAGCGCTTTGAAGACAACTTCGAAGATAAGACGCTGCGACTGGATTACATCGTGGCGGGCGATAGCGTGAACCAGGCTATCTATTTTGAACAGGCTTACAGCAACCCTACCTGGGCGGGCAGAAAGACAAGACTGGATGAGAAATTCCTGAACGGAAACGGACAGGTGACCGTGTATGAGCATGGCACCAACAAGGTGCTCTATGTAAACACCTTCTCTACACTCTTCCAGGAGTGGCAGCTTACACAGGAGGCTAAGCATCTGCAGAAATCATTCGAGAGCAGTTTCCTCGTGCCGTTCCCGAAGAAGCCGGTGGATGTAAGCATCACCCTGAGCGATACGCATCAGAAGGTGACTGCAGAACTGCGCCATACCATCAATCCACAGGATATCCTCATCCGACCATTGGGCGAGAATGGCATCCCTTACCGCTATATCGTGAAGAGCGGAGAGACTGCCGACTGTGTTGACCTCGCCATCATCGCCGAGGGCTATCGCCAGGACCAGATGGATAAGTTCTATCAGGATGCGCAGCGGGCAGCTGATGCCATCTTCGAGCGCGAACCTTTCGCTTCGCTCAAGTCGAGATTCAACGTGGTGGCTGTTGCGGCTCCATCGCTCGATGAGGGACCAAGTATTCCGCACGAAGGGAAATGGAAGAACACGATGGCTTGCTCTCATTACGATACTTTTTATTCGAACCGTTATCTCACCACGAGCAAGATTCATCGCATCTATGATGCCTTGAGTAATGTGCCTTTCGAGCAGATTATCGTATTGGTGAATTCTCCTACGTATGGTGGCGGCGGCATCTACAACCAGGTTACGCTTTCCACCTCTGATCATCCTACGTTCAAGAAGGTGCTGGTACATGAGTTCGGTCATGGCTATGCGGGCTTGGGTGATGAGTACAGTACCGATGAGTACGACCCGATGTATCCTGGTGATACCGAGCCTTGGGAGCCTAACCTCACCACGCTGAAGGATTTCCAGAGCAAGTGGGCGGATATGATGCCGAAGGGCGTGAAGATTCCTACGCCGCTTGCCAAACTTCCGGATCATAAGAATATCAGAAATGAGAAGGAGCAGAAGAAACTCAACGAAGCCGTCTTCAAGATTGGTGTATTCGAGGGGGCGGGCAACCAGAGCAAGGGATGTTACCGTCCGGCACAGGTTTGCCGTATGCGAATCAACGAAGTGGATGATTTCTGTCCGGTTTGCCAGCGTGCCATCCGACGCATCACCGATTTCTATACTGGGAAATAA
- a CDS encoding DUF6055 domain-containing protein, with protein sequence MKRIFLSLILTAATLPWATAVLAQQDPSEAPATRPVNPVSAPQKLIFVPDSLKPYDFNKDDERWCWRHSAQTQNIVYFWEKPFGDNPQNPPSLEGKPMKFDLGNLQTQVERFYRFFRDTLKFSLPGSICDKYKMMVMVNYSLEGTAYGGTYDDFIGALWVTPNRIQDKKLNCLAHELGHSFQLQIMADKTGEAWGGSGFFEMTSQWMLWRVNPDWITDEKYHFDAFRQLTHKGYLHLDNIYHSPYVIEWWAEKHGLESIAQLYREGKVGEDPVVTYKRKYKMSQKLFNDEMFDCYRHLVNFDFDYARKETRPYACTFDTRMLEQKNGYLRPDTASVPENYGFNAIKLEIPKAGKKVTVDFRALDAEGKVFKASKDKMARTIGYRYGLVGVTADTDECIYSPMGEAMNGKVSLVAPKSQPLKALYLVVMGAPSNHSLDPSSRRFPYEVRVK encoded by the coding sequence ATGAAACGAATCTTTTTATCGCTGATACTCACAGCGGCAACCTTGCCTTGGGCTACTGCAGTCCTGGCACAGCAGGACCCATCTGAGGCTCCTGCCACCAGACCCGTAAATCCTGTTTCTGCACCACAGAAACTCATCTTCGTACCGGACTCTCTGAAACCCTATGATTTCAACAAGGATGATGAGAGATGGTGCTGGCGACATAGTGCACAGACCCAGAATATCGTGTATTTCTGGGAAAAGCCATTCGGAGACAATCCGCAGAATCCTCCTTCGCTCGAAGGTAAGCCGATGAAATTCGACCTGGGCAATCTACAGACTCAGGTAGAACGGTTCTATCGTTTCTTCCGTGACACCCTGAAGTTCTCTCTACCAGGCAGCATCTGCGACAAGTATAAGATGATGGTGATGGTGAACTATTCGCTGGAAGGAACTGCTTACGGCGGAACTTACGATGACTTTATCGGCGCGCTCTGGGTAACCCCTAACCGTATTCAAGATAAGAAACTCAACTGTCTGGCTCATGAGTTGGGACATAGTTTCCAACTTCAGATTATGGCAGACAAAACGGGCGAAGCCTGGGGAGGAAGTGGCTTCTTCGAGATGACATCCCAATGGATGCTCTGGAGAGTGAATCCCGACTGGATAACAGATGAGAAGTATCATTTCGATGCCTTCAGACAGCTTACCCATAAGGGGTATCTGCATCTGGACAACATCTATCATTCGCCATACGTGATAGAATGGTGGGCTGAGAAGCATGGTTTGGAAAGCATCGCCCAGCTCTATCGTGAGGGAAAAGTAGGAGAGGACCCGGTTGTTACCTACAAGCGGAAGTATAAGATGAGTCAGAAGCTGTTTAATGATGAGATGTTCGACTGCTACCGTCATCTCGTGAACTTCGATTTCGATTATGCCCGTAAGGAGACCCGACCTTATGCCTGCACCTTTGATACCAGGATGCTGGAGCAGAAAAATGGTTATCTCCGTCCGGATACAGCTTCGGTTCCAGAGAACTATGGTTTCAATGCCATTAAGCTGGAAATCCCGAAGGCTGGCAAGAAGGTTACAGTAGATTTCAGAGCTCTCGATGCCGAGGGTAAGGTGTTCAAGGCATCTAAGGACAAGATGGCACGAACCATCGGCTACCGTTATGGTTTGGTGGGAGTAACTGCCGATACCGATGAATGCATCTACAGCCCGATGGGCGAAGCGATGAATGGAAAGGTTTCGCTTGTGGCTCCAAAGTCCCAGCCTCTCAAGGCGCTCTATCTCGTGGTGATGGGTGCTCCTTCGAATCATTCGCTCGATCCATCTTCCCGCCGTTTCCCTTATGAGGTAAGAGTGAAGTAG
- a CDS encoding Rpn family recombination-promoting nuclease/putative transposase, whose product MRLSEERYISLLTDFGFKRIFGTKPNKDLLINFLNSLFDGEQVIKDVRYLNSEHVGDVFAERKAIFDVYCENEKGEKFIVEMQNAFQKYFKDRSLFYSTFPIREQAPKGQDWNFKLDHVYTVALLNFDFKEEAFDQKEINHDVGLLDKKTFKVFNDKLSFKYIEIAKFNKSEAELETLYDKWLYVLKNLPKLDKRPKALKERIFTKLFEEAEIAKFSQQELREYEDSLKAYRDIKNSIDTAKEEGRKEGREEGVAKEKLATAKRLLGMGLTQEQVAKGTDLSIEYIERLV is encoded by the coding sequence ATGAGATTATCAGAAGAACGATATATTAGCTTACTTACCGACTTTGGTTTCAAACGTATATTTGGAACAAAGCCAAATAAAGACTTGCTCATCAACTTTCTGAATTCACTTTTCGATGGAGAGCAGGTCATTAAGGATGTCCGCTACCTCAATAGCGAGCACGTTGGTGATGTTTTCGCTGAGCGCAAAGCTATCTTTGACGTGTACTGTGAAAATGAGAAAGGAGAAAAGTTCATCGTTGAAATGCAGAACGCTTTTCAGAAATACTTCAAAGACCGTTCTCTCTTCTACTCTACATTTCCTATCAGAGAGCAAGCCCCAAAAGGACAGGATTGGAATTTCAAGCTAGACCACGTTTATACAGTAGCATTGCTCAATTTTGATTTTAAGGAAGAAGCTTTCGACCAAAAAGAAATCAATCACGATGTTGGTCTGCTAGACAAAAAGACATTCAAGGTCTTTAACGACAAGCTTTCTTTCAAGTATATTGAAATTGCCAAATTCAACAAAAGCGAGGCTGAGCTAGAAACTCTGTATGACAAATGGCTCTATGTACTCAAGAATTTACCCAAGCTTGACAAACGACCGAAAGCTTTAAAAGAAAGAATTTTCACGAAATTGTTTGAAGAAGCTGAAATCGCTAAATTCAGTCAACAAGAATTACGAGAATACGAGGATAGTCTTAAGGCCTATCGAGACATAAAAAATTCAATCGATACTGCGAAGGAAGAAGGCAGGAAAGAAGGCAGAGAAGAAGGTGTTGCCAAAGAAAAGTTGGCCACCGCAAAACGTCTTCTCGGCATGGGGCTCACACAAGAGCAAGTTGCCAAAGGTACAGACCTTTCAATAGAATATATAGAGAGACTTGTTTAA
- a CDS encoding DUF4859 domain-containing protein, with the protein MKKNILYVCMACLALSFTACSDDPNDAVEKHVYTESESPYLRIDASANITYNAEFREGHIAPISISLKKYAEKIQEKLGMTVDDMLAAVDNGSVVFYNINTSKTVWDKTAPTVGTSGWGYDVDGNFAKDKDGNFDASKVVASVELDKANKAIVVKVPETTKAGLSIIENVGFAVNNGRDYDDYVRFNIPISVTNPGLVIAAIDVATAEYDPTSIDLSKSKDAIEKCMGISYSDFLKGLKDPEGPIAMYMVDNETGKWDVTSEYTATGIGYWVDGKSHVCVWNADGFSFYIEADGTAGSIGIGHAPGIASKTKQELNFVFAMKDDPQNKFIQFKVTATVL; encoded by the coding sequence ATGAAAAAGAATATATTATATGTATGCATGGCATGCTTGGCATTGAGCTTCACCGCTTGTAGCGATGATCCTAATGATGCGGTAGAGAAGCATGTATATACCGAGTCTGAGTCTCCGTATCTCCGAATCGATGCTTCTGCAAATATAACTTATAATGCTGAATTCAGAGAAGGACACATAGCTCCAATCTCCATCAGCTTAAAGAAATATGCAGAGAAAATACAAGAGAAATTAGGCATGACGGTTGATGATATGTTGGCAGCAGTTGATAATGGTAGTGTTGTCTTCTACAACATCAATACATCTAAGACGGTTTGGGACAAAACTGCCCCAACAGTTGGAACTTCAGGATGGGGATATGATGTTGATGGCAATTTTGCTAAAGATAAAGATGGAAACTTTGATGCAAGTAAAGTTGTTGCTTCTGTAGAACTTGATAAAGCTAATAAAGCAATCGTAGTGAAAGTGCCAGAAACAACCAAAGCAGGTCTTTCAATTATTGAAAATGTAGGATTTGCCGTTAATAATGGTAGGGACTATGACGACTATGTTCGATTCAATATCCCTATTTCAGTAACCAATCCTGGATTGGTGATAGCAGCTATCGACGTTGCTACAGCGGAATATGATCCTACTTCTATAGATTTGTCTAAGAGTAAAGATGCTATTGAGAAATGTATGGGTATCTCTTATTCAGATTTTTTGAAAGGATTGAAAGATCCAGAAGGTCCTATTGCTATGTATATGGTTGATAACGAAACCGGAAAATGGGATGTTACTTCCGAATATACGGCAACTGGTATCGGTTACTGGGTTGATGGAAAATCACATGTTTGTGTGTGGAATGCTGATGGATTCAGTTTCTATATAGAAGCTGATGGTACTGCTGGTAGCATTGGAATAGGACATGCTCCAGGTATTGCTTCTAAGACGAAACAAGAATTAAACTTTGTTTTTGCGATGAAGGATGATCCGCAAAACAAGTTTATTCAATTTAAGGTAACTGCAACAGTTTTATAA